A portion of the Lolium rigidum isolate FL_2022 chromosome 1, APGP_CSIRO_Lrig_0.1, whole genome shotgun sequence genome contains these proteins:
- the LOC124684128 gene encoding uncharacterized protein LOC124684128 — MARVLSSRTAAALARRLGGQPGGRVLGRRANHTRRAGRAMVLEVDAAGASTSAEGASALKQRLEEAIDGAMARMSEPEWAPFRPGTSYFAPPRPAGAAMGLLELVTRGGIGVLPPQLSDDEARAVASSSRGYPCSAYYVDGHFPDEAEESVDDTDVEVEVTIEEAEPTEQG, encoded by the exons ATGGCGCGGGTGCTCTCCTCCCGGACGGCGGCGGCCCTGGCGCGGCGGCTCGGGGGCCAGCCGGGCGGGCGCGTGCTGGGCCGCCGGGCCAACCACACGCGGCGGGCGGGCCGGGCGATGGTGCTGGAGGTGGACGCGGCGGGGGCGTCGACGTCGGCGGAGGGCGCGAGCGCGCTCAAGCAGCGGCTGGAGGAGGCCATCGACGGGGCCATGGCCCGGATGTCGGAGCCCgagtgggcgcccttccgccccgGGACCTCCTACttcgcgccgccccgccccgccggCGCCGCCATGGGCCTCCTCGAGCTCGTCACCCGCGGCGGGATCGGGGTGCTCCCGCCCCAGCTCTCCGACGACGAGGCCCGCGCCGTCGCATCCTCCTCCCGCGGCTACCCCTGCTCCGCCTACTACGTCGACG GCCACTTCCCGGACGAAGCGGAGGAATCAGTGGATGATACGGATGTTGAAGTGGAGGTGACGATTGAGGAAGCAGAACCAACTGAGCAGGGCTGA
- the LOC124684129 gene encoding diphthamide biosynthesis protein 3-like, with amino-acid sequence MSAYDEVEIEDMEWSEELGAYTYPCPCGDLFQITLADLRLGEEIARCPSCSLFLTVVYNEEDFAGAKEPPQKAAPQPVAVA; translated from the coding sequence ATGTCGGCGTACGACGAGGTGGAGATCGAGGACATGGAGTGGAGCGAGGAGCTGGGGGCGTACACGTACCCGTGCCCCTGCGGGGACCTCTTCCAGATCACGCTCGCCGACCTCAGGCTCGGGGAGGAGATCGCGCGGTGCCCCTCCTGCTCCCTCTTCCTCACCGTCGTATACAACGAGGAGGACTTCGCCGGCGCCAAGGAGCCGCCGCAGAAGGCGGCGCCGCAGCCCGTCGCGGTCGCATGa
- the LOC124697617 gene encoding TBC1 domain family member 5 homolog A-like, translating into MLNQDLSRLYPELGEFFQTAACQSMLERILLVWSLRYPEFGYKQGMHELLAPLLYVLHIDVQHFKQVRELHEELFGDDFVGQTFPDRPKLNRSERKNAFEGSAAKIRSLDDLDPDTRDLLLINDAYGAEGELGIILSEKFMEHDAYCMFENLMNGLVNGEQGVVAITDFYSLSPAPESSAGLTPVREASSAIYHLLASVDSSLHSHLVELGVEPQYFALRWLRVLFGREFSLDNLLFIWDEIFSSPNDSYCTEIKSRGHYQFKVLCSSRGALILSMAVSMMLHLRSSLLGSEHATSCLVRLLNFPDDIDLKNLIEKAKLLQPFALERNLPTSLTGKSPLTPPNYWEETWKTLQMSVDKRSGGPIARMKGRGLLRRSNTESNVSRTKDAKSENSILTSTSQSIVDVPHNADIVPDNLVNSLSPMPIEHQQDRVNQGTAEIIRSTSNSLCEVGAIDGSSSAGMKNREAREYIARSRKISFRRRTDHGHDTRHTDEPCVSHDVKVVNEPDPLSVQNCKIDEPGQTNGKIDEVPITNQTSESVDYQPTPEHSLSFDAGPSLNVVDKELIGTLRSFGDSMVENIQVIELFFQPNLRLASEPGSTEQAKALAALEQLRKISDRLRCI; encoded by the exons GAATGCATGAACTTTTAGCTCCTCTGCTCTATGTCCTTCACATTGATGTGCAACACTTCAAACAAGTCAGGGAGCTTCATGAAGAGTTATTTGGTGATGATTTTGTTGGCCAAACGTTTCCAGATAGGCCAAAGCTGAACAGGAGTGAGAGGAAAAACGCTTTTGAGGGCAGTGCAGCTAAAATTAGAAGTTTGGACGATCTTGATCCTGACACCAGGGACCTCCTCTTGATAAATGATGCATATGGAGCAGAGGGTGAGCTGGGTATTATTTTATCAGAAAAGTTTATGGAACATGATGCGTATTGTATGTTTGAGAATTTGATGAACGGTTTGGTGAATGGTGAGCAAGGTGTAGTTGCTATCACTGACTTCTATTCTCTCAGTCCTGCACCAGAATCAAGCGCGGGTTTAACACCTGTAAGGGAGGCATCGTCCGCAATATATCACTTGCTTGCTAGTGTGGATTCCTCTCTTCACAGTCATCTCGTGGAGTTGGGAGTAGAACCTCAGTACTTTGCCCTACGATGGCTCCGAGTCCTATTTGGCCGCGAATTTTCACTTGACAATCTTCTGTTTATTTGGGATGAGATATTCTCTTCCCCTAACGATTCATACTGTACAGAGATAAAGAGCCGAGGACACTATCAGTTTAAGGTTTTATGTTCTTCACGTGGTGCCCTGATTTTGTCAATGGCAGTCTCTATGATGCTTCATCTCAGATCCTCCTTGCTAGGAAGTGAGCATGCGACTTCTTGCCTGGTGAGACTGTTGAATTTTCCTGATGACATCGACCTAAAGAACTTGATTGAGAAAGCCAAGTTATTGCAACCTTTTGCTTTAGAAAGAAATCTTCCTACATCTCTCACCGGAAAATCTCCATTGACTCCACCAAACTATTGGGAAGAGACATGGAAGACGCTCCAGATGTCAGTAGACAAAAGAAGTGGTGGTCCAATTGCTAGGATGAAGGGCAGGGGATTGCTAAGGAGGTCTAACACAGAATCAAATGTTTCCAGAACCAAGGATGCTAAATCTGAAAACAGTATTTTGACTTCAACTAGTCAGTCTATTGTTGATGTACCTCACAATGCCGATATAGTTCCGGACAATTTGGTGAACAGTTTGTCACCCATGCCTATTGAACACCAACAGGATCGTGTTAATCAAGGTACTGCAGAGATCATTAGGAGTACCTCAAACAGTCTATGCGAGGTAGGCGCAATTGATGGCTCCTCTTCGGCTGGAATGAAAAATCGTGAAGCTCGTGAGTACATAGCCAGGAGTAGGAAGATATCTTTCCGGCGTCGTACTGATCATGGCCATGATACCCGTCATACAGATGAACCATGTGTTTCCCATGATGTGAAGGTGGTTAATGAGCCTGATCCACTCTCTGTGCAAAATTGTAAGATCGATGAACCTGGTCAGACAAATGGCAAGATTGATGAAGTACCAATTACAAATCAAACGTCTGAATCGGTGGATTATCAACCAACTCCGGAGCATAGTTTAAGTTTTGATGCAGGCCCAAGTTTGAATGTGGTTGATAAAGAGTTAATTGGAACATTAAGGTCTTTTGGCGACTCAATGGTTGAAAATATTCAG GTCATTGAATTGTTTTTTCAACCAAATTTACGATTGGCCTCTGAGCCTGGAAGCACAGAGCAAGCGAAGGCGCTAGCAGCTCTCGAACAACTCAGGAAGATCAGTGATCGTTTACGTTGTATCTAA